In a genomic window of Nostoc sp. UHCC 0870:
- the clpB gene encoding ATP-dependent chaperone ClpB, with the protein MQPTNPNQFTEKAWEAIAHTPDIAKQHQQQQIESEHLMKALLEQEGLAGGILTKAGVNLQKITDRTEQFIQRQPKVSGNSTSVYLGRSLDTLLDRAEGYRKDFKDEYISIEHLLLAYAKDDRLGKGLFQEFGLDESNLKNIIKQVRGSQKVTDQNPEGKYQSLEKYGRDLTEAARKGQLDPVIGRDDEIRRTIQILSRRTKNNPVLIGEPGVGKTAIAEGLAQRIVAGDVPQSLKDRKLISLDMGALIAGAKFRGEFEERLKAVLKEVTESGGNIVLFIDEIHTVVGAGATQGAMDAGNLLKPMLARGELRCIGATTLDEYRKYIEKDAALERRFQQVYVGQPSVEDTISILRGLKERYEVHHGVKISDSSLVAAATLSSRYISDRFLPDKAIDLVDEAAARLKMEITSKPEELDEIDRKILQLEMEKLSLQKESDPASRERLERLEKELADLKEEQRTLNTQWQSEKDVINKLQSVKEEIDKVNLEIQQAERNYDLNRAAELKYGTLTDLHRRLEATERELAQAQGTGKSLLREEVTEADIAEIISKWTGIPISKLVESEKEKLLHLEDELHNRVIGQSEAVTAVADAIQRSRAGLADPNRPTASFVFLGPTGVGKTELAKALAAYMFDTEESLVRIDMSEYMEKHAVSRLIGAPPGYVGYEEGGQLTEAIRRRPYAVILFDEIEKAHPDVFNIFLQILDDGRVTDAQGHTVDFKNTIIIMTSNIGSQYILDVAGDDSRYDEMRHRVMEAMRNSFRPEFLNRIDEIIIFHGLDKRELRQIVQLQVERLRQRLGDRKMSLRLSDAALDFLAEVGYDPVFGARPLKRAIQRELETQIAKSILRGEFNDGDTIFVDVQNERLSFSRLPIEVFSS; encoded by the coding sequence ATGCAACCGACTAATCCGAACCAATTTACAGAAAAAGCCTGGGAAGCGATCGCCCACACTCCTGACATTGCTAAACAGCATCAACAGCAGCAGATAGAAAGCGAACACCTGATGAAAGCCTTGCTGGAACAAGAAGGTCTGGCTGGCGGGATTTTGACTAAAGCGGGTGTGAACTTACAAAAAATTACCGATCGCACTGAACAATTTATCCAACGTCAACCGAAAGTCTCAGGTAACAGCACTTCTGTTTACTTGGGGCGGAGTTTGGATACACTCTTAGACCGTGCTGAGGGATATCGTAAAGATTTTAAAGACGAATATATTTCTATTGAACACTTATTGCTGGCTTACGCTAAAGACGATCGCTTGGGTAAGGGTTTATTTCAAGAATTCGGGTTAGACGAAAGCAATCTAAAAAATATTATTAAACAAGTTCGTGGGAGTCAGAAAGTGACTGATCAAAATCCAGAAGGGAAGTACCAATCACTGGAAAAGTACGGGCGCGACCTCACTGAAGCAGCCCGCAAAGGTCAACTTGATCCAGTCATTGGGCGGGATGATGAGATTCGCCGCACGATCCAAATTCTGTCTCGCCGTACTAAAAATAATCCTGTGTTGATTGGTGAACCGGGTGTGGGTAAAACTGCGATCGCGGAAGGTTTAGCACAGCGTATTGTGGCTGGTGATGTTCCCCAATCTCTCAAAGACCGCAAGTTAATTTCTTTAGATATGGGTGCTTTGATTGCGGGGGCAAAATTCCGGGGAGAGTTTGAGGAACGCCTGAAAGCTGTATTAAAGGAAGTCACTGAATCTGGCGGGAATATAGTTTTATTTATCGATGAAATTCATACCGTTGTCGGCGCGGGTGCAACTCAAGGCGCAATGGATGCGGGTAACTTGTTAAAACCGATGTTGGCGCGGGGTGAGTTGCGTTGTATCGGGGCGACAACTTTAGATGAATATCGTAAATATATAGAGAAAGATGCCGCTTTAGAAAGACGCTTTCAGCAAGTTTATGTAGGTCAGCCCAGCGTTGAAGATACAATTTCGATTTTGCGGGGGTTGAAGGAACGGTATGAAGTCCACCACGGGGTAAAAATTTCTGATAGTTCTTTGGTGGCTGCTGCTACATTGTCTAGTCGGTATATTAGCGATCGCTTCTTACCTGATAAAGCCATTGACTTGGTAGACGAAGCCGCCGCTAGGCTGAAGATGGAAATTACCTCTAAGCCGGAAGAACTCGACGAAATCGACCGCAAGATTTTGCAGTTGGAAATGGAGAAACTATCTTTGCAAAAAGAAAGTGATCCAGCTTCCCGCGAGCGTTTAGAAAGACTGGAAAAAGAACTGGCGGATCTTAAAGAGGAACAAAGAACCCTCAATACCCAATGGCAGTCTGAAAAGGATGTTATCAATAAACTTCAGTCTGTCAAAGAAGAAATTGACAAAGTTAACTTAGAAATTCAACAAGCAGAGAGAAATTACGACCTCAACCGGGCGGCGGAGTTGAAATATGGCACTTTAACCGACTTGCACCGGCGATTGGAAGCTACAGAACGGGAACTGGCCCAAGCCCAAGGTACAGGTAAATCTCTGTTGCGGGAGGAAGTCACCGAAGCTGATATTGCGGAAATTATTTCTAAGTGGACGGGGATACCCATCAGCAAGTTAGTGGAATCTGAGAAAGAGAAACTGCTGCACTTAGAAGACGAACTCCATAACCGTGTGATTGGACAATCGGAAGCAGTTACAGCTGTAGCCGATGCGATTCAGCGATCGCGGGCTGGTTTGGCTGATCCGAATCGTCCCACAGCCAGCTTTGTTTTCCTTGGCCCTACAGGCGTAGGTAAAACTGAGTTAGCCAAGGCGTTGGCGGCGTATATGTTCGACACTGAAGAATCATTAGTGCGAATTGATATGTCGGAATATATGGAGAAACACGCCGTTTCTCGGCTAATTGGTGCGCCTCCTGGTTATGTAGGTTACGAAGAAGGGGGACAACTAACTGAAGCCATTCGTCGCCGTCCTTACGCCGTGATTCTCTTTGACGAAATTGAGAAAGCACACCCCGATGTGTTTAATATTTTCCTGCAAATTCTTGATGATGGTCGTGTTACCGATGCCCAAGGTCATACTGTGGACTTTAAGAACACAATTATTATTATGACTAGCAATATTGGTTCACAGTACATTCTCGATGTGGCTGGGGATGATTCCCGCTACGATGAAATGCGTCATCGGGTGATGGAAGCGATGAGAAATAGTTTCCGTCCTGAGTTCCTCAACCGGATTGATGAGATTATTATCTTCCACGGTTTGGATAAGAGAGAACTACGGCAGATTGTCCAGTTACAAGTTGAGAGATTGAGACAAAGATTAGGCGATCGTAAGATGTCTTTGCGACTCTCTGATGCTGCCCTTGACTTTTTAGCTGAAGTAGGATATGACCCAGTGTTTGGGGCGCGTCCACTGAAGCGGGCGATTCAGCGCGAGTTGGAAACGCAAATTGCTAAGTCAATTTTGCGCGGTGAGTTTAATGACGGGGATACGATTTTTGTCGATGTGCAGAATGAGAGGTTGTCTTTTAGCCGTTTACCTATCGAGGTGTTTAGTAGTTAG
- a CDS encoding cyclic nucleotide-binding domain-containing protein, whose product MKNESFFNQNLSMLAFAQLSERRMHWIRWILTIAWLFIIASLFYDPWTPALTTRNHPWSPLRLPDECIAVQGKCLVEQPYPLATTLFWGAILPAAIFILLVFGHEVWRRICPLSFLSQIPRALGWQRQLKRENAKTGKIRYELVKVKQDSWLGKNYPYIQFGWLFVGLCGRILFFNADRLVLALWLLLTIALAITVGYLYGGKSWCNYFCPMASVQRIYSEPGGLFTSKAHTSDRIITQSMCRTVLPDGKEQSTCVACQNPCIDIDSERAYWDGLNKSEESVLRYGYVGLVIGYFVYYYLYAGNWNYYFSGAWARQPDQLASLLSPGFYLFGQAIHIPKLIAVPLTLGGATVISYQLGCWIEKRAKAYTRNRSLKLSAEIIRHRIFTLCTFGIFNFFFIFSGRPLIQLLPLWGQYIYDLGLVLLSTLWVYKTWQRSSDLYSRENLASRFRKQLEKLQLNISQFLEGRSLSDLNTHEVYILARVLPGFTRQKRHEAYKGVVRESLEEGYVNYSSSLEVLQQLRQELSITDDEHREVLEELGIEDPELLNPSRKRSLENQIRLSGYRKSLERLILLQKKQIGSFGSSGLNTLMGEKTAEISALGRQYSITAQEETWILSGISPEAGNLRRAEFLLAQLPPLISCYSALHQPILHKHRDVLMLLRDSIHHKQELIVRSILGMLETLQADAVGISLAKALGQLAPVILAELLELKNWRDQVHPDVLESLTSLQGQSSSCSLDYSPEVILGFLEPLLYDHNPLIQTACLYIIAQLDLQQSKAIARDVCNDQNSPLFRETAKILLSLSEKDLPLTRFPMLEKVVHLFNSDFFHRMHSETLIALANRAEVRTYSTNEVITEAGDICRELLLLIEGNAKIHFYINDQEVRVEKLHPGQTLDELEVLAHSDSNNTIIADDKITRILAVSVDTFDDFLDLDRDFARRVLEMESRQLQRFMQSFQTLT is encoded by the coding sequence ATGAAAAACGAATCTTTTTTTAACCAAAATTTATCTATGCTTGCGTTTGCACAACTATCTGAGCGGCGAATGCACTGGATTCGTTGGATACTGACAATCGCATGGCTTTTCATCATTGCATCGTTATTCTACGATCCTTGGACTCCGGCACTGACAACACGCAATCATCCTTGGAGTCCTTTACGGTTGCCAGATGAGTGTATTGCAGTACAAGGAAAATGCTTAGTTGAACAGCCCTATCCTTTAGCTACTACTTTGTTTTGGGGGGCGATCCTTCCTGCTGCGATCTTCATTCTCTTGGTGTTTGGACATGAAGTATGGCGACGTATTTGCCCCTTATCCTTTTTGTCTCAAATTCCTCGTGCATTGGGTTGGCAACGGCAACTCAAACGGGAAAATGCAAAGACAGGTAAAATTCGCTACGAGCTGGTAAAAGTGAAGCAGGATTCCTGGTTGGGGAAAAATTATCCCTACATCCAGTTTGGCTGGCTCTTTGTGGGATTATGCGGACGGATTTTGTTTTTTAATGCAGATCGCCTGGTGCTGGCATTGTGGTTACTATTAACGATCGCGCTTGCCATCACCGTTGGCTATCTCTACGGTGGTAAATCTTGGTGCAATTACTTCTGCCCAATGGCCTCGGTGCAGCGCATTTATAGCGAACCCGGAGGTTTATTCACCAGTAAAGCTCATACCAGCGATCGCATAATTACTCAATCCATGTGCCGTACAGTTTTACCGGATGGCAAAGAACAGAGTACCTGTGTGGCCTGTCAAAATCCCTGTATTGATATTGACTCTGAGAGAGCCTACTGGGATGGTTTGAACAAATCTGAAGAATCAGTACTGCGATACGGCTATGTAGGGTTAGTAATTGGCTATTTTGTCTACTACTATCTGTATGCCGGCAATTGGAACTATTACTTCTCCGGTGCATGGGCGCGGCAACCTGATCAACTAGCATCTTTATTGAGTCCTGGATTCTATCTATTTGGACAAGCGATTCATATTCCCAAGCTGATTGCTGTTCCTCTAACGCTAGGTGGTGCTACTGTGATCAGCTATCAGTTGGGTTGTTGGATAGAAAAAAGAGCAAAAGCTTATACCCGGAATCGCAGTCTGAAATTGAGTGCAGAAATCATCCGACATCGAATTTTTACGCTTTGTACCTTTGGAATTTTTAATTTTTTCTTTATTTTTTCTGGTCGTCCTCTAATTCAACTTCTGCCACTTTGGGGTCAATACATTTATGATTTGGGTCTTGTCTTGCTAAGTACGCTTTGGGTCTATAAAACGTGGCAACGCAGTTCTGACCTGTATTCGAGAGAGAATTTAGCTAGTCGTTTCCGCAAGCAGTTAGAGAAATTGCAGCTGAATATTTCACAGTTTTTAGAAGGACGTTCCTTAAGTGATTTAAACACCCATGAAGTCTACATTTTGGCACGAGTTTTACCAGGCTTTACCAGACAGAAGCGGCATGAAGCTTACAAGGGCGTTGTTCGAGAATCATTGGAAGAAGGATATGTTAACTACTCCAGTAGCTTAGAAGTTTTACAGCAATTGCGGCAGGAATTAAGTATTACCGATGATGAACACCGGGAAGTATTAGAAGAACTTGGTATTGAAGATCCAGAACTACTCAATCCCTCTCGTAAACGAAGTTTGGAGAATCAAATTCGCTTGAGTGGCTATCGCAAATCGCTGGAGCGACTGATATTATTGCAGAAAAAACAAATTGGTAGTTTCGGAAGCAGTGGTTTGAATACGCTTATGGGAGAAAAAACAGCCGAAATTAGTGCTTTGGGTCGCCAATATTCAATCACCGCTCAGGAAGAAACTTGGATTTTGAGCGGAATTTCTCCAGAAGCCGGAAACCTCCGTAGAGCGGAGTTTTTGCTGGCTCAATTACCCCCTTTAATCTCCTGCTATAGCGCACTCCATCAACCGATTCTACATAAGCATAGAGACGTTTTGATGCTATTGCGAGACAGCATTCATCATAAACAGGAATTGATTGTGCGAAGCATTCTAGGAATGCTCGAAACACTGCAAGCTGATGCAGTCGGCATCTCTCTTGCCAAAGCTTTAGGACAGTTAGCTCCAGTGATTTTGGCAGAGCTATTGGAACTTAAGAACTGGAGGGATCAAGTGCATCCAGATGTCTTGGAGAGTTTAACTTCACTACAAGGACAATCCAGTAGTTGCTCGCTAGATTATTCTCCCGAAGTAATCTTGGGGTTTTTAGAACCCCTGCTCTATGATCATAATCCCCTGATTCAAACAGCCTGTCTTTACATCATTGCCCAACTTGACCTTCAGCAAAGTAAGGCGATCGCCCGTGATGTTTGCAATGACCAAAACTCACCTTTATTTCGAGAAACTGCGAAAATTCTTCTATCCCTATCTGAGAAGGATCTACCTCTTACAAGATTTCCCATGTTAGAGAAAGTGGTGCATCTATTCAACAGTGATTTCTTTCACCGAATGCACAGCGAAACCTTAATTGCCCTGGCCAATCGCGCCGAGGTAAGAACCTACTCCACCAACGAGGTGATTACAGAAGCAGGCGACATTTGCCGAGAACTGCTGCTGTTAATTGAAGGAAATGCCAAAATTCACTTCTATATAAACGACCAAGAGGTGCGAGTAGAGAAACTTCATCCAGGGCAAACGCTAGATGAGTTAGAGGTCTTGGCGCATAGCGACTCAAACAACACCATCATTGCTGACGATAAAATCACGCGCATTTTGGCAGTTTCTGTTGATACCTTTGATGATTTTCTGGATCTTGATCGCGATTTTGCTCGCCGTGTTTTGGAGATGGAAAGTCGTCAACTCCAGAGATTTATGCAATCGTTTCAAACTTTAACATAG
- a CDS encoding TIGR02450 family Trp-rich protein: MPKKQKFPYLVGSKWTATTKIDGWRHFQVVNRKNQAKWVYAEMVAACDPNVRFWINAKLLQDGFQWQAGWQSLKEIEALEAEPKF, translated from the coding sequence ATGCCTAAAAAACAAAAATTTCCTTACCTAGTAGGTTCTAAATGGACAGCAACCACAAAAATAGACGGTTGGAGACACTTTCAAGTTGTCAACCGCAAAAATCAAGCTAAATGGGTTTATGCGGAGATGGTAGCGGCTTGTGATCCTAATGTCCGTTTTTGGATCAACGCCAAATTATTGCAAGATGGTTTTCAGTGGCAAGCTGGATGGCAATCCCTCAAAGAAATAGAAGCACTTGAAGCTGAACCGAAATTTTAG
- a CDS encoding SRPBCC family protein — protein MSVIDISDPVMTGSGITWNQEQQQLMLQGEILVQSRSHTVFGGAVSACMYLPMVRSQVWQQITDYPRWVQYFPDITKSEVLQRGEVKRLYQSAQKAFLFLTAQVEIYLNVVEVLGQQIQFRMEKGSFVEFAANIELKDCDHGTLLAYSVQAIPNIPIPAMFIQQAMNFELPANMRKMRQVICQNR, from the coding sequence ATGTCTGTAATCGATATCTCAGACCCGGTGATGACAGGTTCAGGTATAACTTGGAATCAAGAACAGCAACAGCTAATGTTGCAGGGTGAAATTTTAGTCCAATCGCGATCGCATACTGTCTTTGGTGGTGCAGTCAGTGCTTGTATGTACTTACCAATGGTGCGATCGCAGGTATGGCAACAAATCACTGATTACCCCCGTTGGGTACAATACTTTCCAGACATTACTAAAAGCGAAGTTTTACAACGGGGTGAAGTCAAACGCCTGTACCAATCCGCACAGAAAGCATTTTTATTTTTGACCGCTCAAGTAGAAATTTACCTCAACGTTGTAGAAGTGCTAGGACAACAAATTCAATTCCGCATGGAGAAAGGTAGTTTTGTTGAATTTGCTGCTAATATTGAGTTAAAAGACTGTGATCATGGGACTTTACTAGCTTATAGTGTCCAAGCTATCCCAAATATTCCCATCCCGGCGATGTTTATTCAACAAGCCATGAACTTTGAATTGCCTGCAAATATGCGTAAAATGCGACAAGTGATTTGTCAAAATAGATAA
- a CDS encoding GumC family protein: MGKGISTLLAVLQRRGLPALSTLAAVIGASVAYLAVTPRFYETSARLMVDAKGVNISELGRDLTQPSVVGRGSHSLADQAELVKSQAVLDKAIEKLVSQNKNSANPIQIKPTDITSSLKVSILPATNILEVSYYNQNPEFAAEVLNAVSQAMVEENIQVISSQATKVRQFLEKEVPLARNRLQKAEVAESKYRQQSGVIADTDQTRSLVESLKNIEDQERILLAQVQEARSRHDSLRKLTATKNINNAYTSVRSGQDEQLKALRAKLTELETQLIEARLQFTENHPRVLSLIGQRDQIRSLYAEQVGRVSPENQSVSSADVASDQISQNLTTQLITNEVELLAVENKLRAVQSMRTDLQARLTILPLRQQPLTMLTRQREEAAESLKLLQSKLEEARIAEVQKVSNLRIIEVAQAPTASAYPKRSVVLVIAMFFGSILATGIVLLLELMDNRLYDVADAEELLKLPLLGILPRLPATKLTLEPAEKFLDDVGLVEPYRMLFKNLEFRNTDKLHIVVVSSTISGEGKSVVVSHLGAVAAMLSRRTLIIDADLRRPVQHTLFNLPPKPGITDVLNGNRSLLSAAQSTDIENLFVLTCGELHGRPSQLLESQAMKSLVAEAALHYDLVIIDTPPLGVCADASTLSQYSDGVIMTTRPSVTLKESLQRAVSELNQNRIPILGLVVNGMTTETEKYYRYPIDEKQSFLSSPLRRLNLLGSSKRDS; this comes from the coding sequence ATGGGAAAAGGTATTTCAACCTTATTAGCAGTATTACAACGCAGAGGTTTGCCAGCTTTGTCTACCTTAGCGGCTGTGATTGGCGCATCAGTTGCTTACCTGGCTGTAACTCCGCGTTTTTATGAAACATCAGCGAGATTGATGGTTGATGCCAAAGGTGTGAACATTTCAGAATTAGGACGTGATTTAACACAACCTTCAGTTGTAGGACGTGGTAGTCACTCCCTAGCAGATCAAGCAGAGTTAGTCAAATCACAGGCGGTTTTGGATAAGGCGATAGAAAAGCTTGTTTCCCAAAACAAAAATAGTGCCAATCCAATTCAGATAAAACCTACAGATATTACTTCTTCCTTGAAGGTCAGCATTTTACCGGCTACTAACATTCTGGAAGTGAGTTATTATAACCAAAATCCTGAGTTTGCAGCTGAAGTGCTAAATGCTGTTTCTCAAGCGATGGTTGAGGAAAATATTCAAGTCATTAGCTCACAAGCTACTAAAGTCAGGCAATTTCTCGAAAAAGAAGTACCACTAGCTCGTAATCGCCTGCAAAAAGCAGAAGTGGCGGAGTCTAAATATAGACAGCAAAGTGGTGTTATTGCAGATACTGACCAAACTCGGAGCTTAGTCGAGAGTTTAAAGAATATAGAAGACCAAGAACGGATATTATTAGCTCAAGTACAAGAAGCGCGATCGCGGCATGATTCCCTGAGAAAACTTACTGCTACTAAAAACATCAACAACGCCTATACATCAGTACGTAGCGGTCAAGATGAACAACTCAAAGCCTTAAGAGCTAAATTAACAGAATTAGAAACTCAACTCATAGAAGCTCGTTTACAGTTTACAGAGAATCACCCCAGAGTTTTATCCCTAATAGGACAGCGAGATCAGATTCGGAGTTTATATGCAGAGCAAGTGGGTCGGGTCTCACCGGAAAATCAAAGCGTCTCTTCTGCTGATGTGGCATCTGATCAAATCAGTCAAAATCTTACCACTCAACTAATTACTAACGAAGTGGAGCTTCTGGCAGTTGAAAATAAGCTCCGAGCAGTTCAGTCTATGAGAACTGACCTCCAGGCTCGTTTAACAATATTACCTCTCAGACAACAACCACTCACCATGCTTACCCGCCAACGGGAGGAAGCGGCCGAGTCTTTGAAATTGCTACAAAGCAAGCTAGAAGAAGCACGGATTGCGGAAGTGCAAAAGGTAAGTAACCTCAGAATCATCGAAGTAGCTCAAGCCCCAACTGCTTCTGCCTATCCCAAGCGATCGGTTGTGTTAGTTATCGCTATGTTCTTTGGTAGTATTCTAGCTACTGGAATAGTGCTGCTATTAGAGTTAATGGATAACAGACTCTATGATGTTGCAGACGCAGAGGAACTACTTAAGTTACCACTACTGGGAATTTTACCACGCCTCCCTGCTACCAAGCTCACCCTCGAACCAGCCGAAAAATTCTTAGACGATGTAGGCTTAGTTGAGCCTTACCGGATGCTCTTCAAAAATTTAGAGTTTCGCAACACTGACAAATTGCACATTGTCGTGGTAAGCAGTACCATTTCTGGAGAAGGTAAATCAGTCGTGGTGTCACACTTAGGTGCTGTTGCAGCCATGCTATCTCGCCGCACACTCATCATCGATGCAGATTTGCGTAGACCTGTGCAGCATACACTGTTTAACTTACCTCCCAAACCAGGGATTACCGATGTCCTTAATGGGAATAGATCATTACTAAGTGCAGCACAGTCAACAGATATTGAGAACCTTTTTGTCTTGACTTGTGGTGAATTACATGGTAGACCTTCGCAGTTGCTGGAATCACAAGCAATGAAGTCCCTAGTAGCTGAAGCCGCATTACACTACGATTTAGTCATTATTGACACGCCGCCTCTGGGGGTTTGTGCTGATGCTTCCACCCTGAGTCAATATAGTGATGGAGTCATCATGACTACACGCCCCAGCGTCACACTCAAAGAATCTTTGCAAAGAGCAGTATCAGAACTCAATCAAAACCGGATACCCATTCTGGGATTAGTAGTCAATGGTATGACAACCGAGACAGAAAAATATTATCGCTATCCCATTGATGAGAAGCAATCCTTCCTATCTAGTCCTTTAAGGCGGTTGAACTTGCTAGGAAGTAGTAAAAGAGATTCCTAG
- a CDS encoding NAD(P)/FAD-dependent oxidoreductase: protein MLPLKIVVIGGGAAGFFGAIACAESNLQAQITLLEASRQPLAKVRISGGGRCNVTHACFEPQTLVQNYPRGGKALRGAFSRFQAQDTVAWFNAHRVQLKTEADGRMFPITDSSETIVNCLMNTATAEGVEIWTGVVVVGVKRLSNEFEVSLKSGEIIRCDRLLLATGSSHIGYKIAKELGHHIESPVPSLFTFNIPEAKLRALAGISVNPVRLRLCVGEQPPLEQTGPLLITHWGLSGPAVLKLSAWGARLLHEHHYQASLLVNWFPELTQEEVRQKILAVKNEWGKKAIALHRGVDLPHRLWQYIINRVGITTDDRWAELLNKTLNLLVQELTQGKYLIEGKGVFKEEFVTCGGVNLQEINFKTMESKLVPGLYFAGEILDIDGVTGGFNFQSAWTTAYLAGNAMSAE from the coding sequence TTGCTACCTTTAAAAATTGTAGTTATCGGCGGTGGGGCCGCAGGATTTTTTGGGGCGATCGCTTGTGCCGAATCCAACCTTCAAGCCCAAATTACTTTACTCGAAGCCAGTCGTCAACCGTTGGCTAAAGTCCGCATTTCTGGTGGGGGACGCTGTAACGTCACTCATGCTTGCTTTGAACCACAAACACTAGTACAAAATTATCCTAGGGGCGGTAAAGCTTTGCGTGGTGCTTTTAGCCGCTTTCAAGCTCAAGATACCGTAGCTTGGTTTAATGCCCACAGAGTGCAACTTAAAACAGAAGCTGATGGTAGGATGTTTCCCATTACAGATAGTTCAGAAACAATTGTGAACTGTCTGATGAATACCGCCACAGCCGAGGGTGTAGAAATTTGGACTGGGGTAGTTGTAGTTGGTGTCAAACGACTCAGTAATGAATTTGAGGTAAGTTTAAAGTCCGGTGAGATAATTAGATGCGATCGCCTGCTCTTAGCAACCGGTAGTAGTCACATCGGTTATAAAATCGCCAAAGAATTGGGACATCATATCGAATCCCCAGTCCCATCATTATTTACATTCAATATCCCTGAAGCAAAACTGCGGGCGTTAGCTGGGATTAGTGTTAACCCTGTACGTTTGCGGTTATGTGTTGGGGAGCAGCCGCCACTAGAACAAACAGGGCCATTACTCATCACTCACTGGGGTTTAAGTGGCCCGGCTGTGCTGAAGCTTTCGGCTTGGGGTGCAAGACTGCTGCACGAACACCACTATCAAGCTAGTTTATTAGTAAACTGGTTTCCCGAACTCACACAAGAAGAAGTCCGGCAAAAAATCTTAGCCGTTAAGAATGAATGGGGAAAAAAAGCGATCGCCTTGCATCGTGGCGTTGATTTACCTCATCGTCTCTGGCAATACATCATTAATCGTGTAGGTATCACCACAGATGACCGTTGGGCAGAATTACTTAATAAAACTTTAAATTTGTTAGTACAAGAACTGACACAGGGAAAATACTTAATTGAGGGTAAAGGAGTCTTTAAAGAAGAATTTGTCACCTGTGGCGGTGTGAATCTTCAAGAAATCAACTTCAAAACTATGGAAAGTAAGCTAGTTCCTGGACTTTACTTCGCTGGAGAGATTCTTGACATAGACGGCGTGACTGGTGGATTTAACTTTCAAAGTGCTTGGACAACAGCTTATTTGGCAGGAAATGCGATGAGTGCTGAGTAG
- the lpxD gene encoding UDP-3-O-(3-hydroxymyristoyl)glucosamine N-acyltransferase has translation MKFSEIIHQFGEIAIDHSLNINQNHDPELIGVAAIEDAKTGILSYVEGGKFASFIHTTSASALILPHDQTIQAQAEERGIAWVATKEPRLLFAKAIAIFYQPYCPSPAIHPTAVIHPTAKIGENVYIGPHAVIQERAEIGDSVIIHPNVVIYPDVKIGDRTTLHANCTIEERSQIGADCVIHSGAVIGAEGFGFVPTRTGWFKMEQSGYVVLEDRVEIGCNTTVDRPAVGETRIGYDTKIDNLVQIAHGCQIGSGCAIAAQTGMAGAVQLGDRVILAGQVGIANQAKMGDGSIASAQSGILHDVAPGDVVSGTPAVPHRTYLKVAGIYSRLPEMYQFFRQLQRQFKGIESGEK, from the coding sequence ATGAAATTCAGCGAAATCATACACCAATTCGGTGAAATTGCCATCGACCATAGTCTGAACATCAATCAAAATCATGACCCAGAACTTATAGGGGTAGCGGCCATTGAAGACGCAAAAACTGGTATTTTAAGCTACGTAGAAGGTGGAAAATTTGCCTCTTTTATTCATACGACAAGTGCTAGTGCTTTAATTTTGCCTCATGATCAAACGATACAAGCTCAAGCAGAAGAACGAGGGATAGCTTGGGTAGCGACAAAAGAACCAAGATTGTTATTTGCCAAAGCGATCGCTATATTTTATCAACCATACTGTCCCAGCCCAGCAATTCATCCTACAGCAGTCATTCACCCCACAGCAAAAATTGGTGAAAATGTCTACATTGGCCCCCATGCTGTGATTCAGGAAAGAGCAGAAATCGGTGACAGTGTGATTATTCATCCCAACGTCGTCATTTATCCCGATGTGAAGATAGGCGATCGCACCACCTTACACGCTAACTGTACCATCGAAGAACGTAGCCAAATCGGTGCAGATTGCGTCATTCATAGCGGTGCTGTCATTGGTGCAGAGGGTTTTGGCTTTGTCCCAACCCGGACTGGTTGGTTCAAAATGGAGCAATCCGGCTATGTAGTCTTAGAAGATCGTGTAGAAATAGGTTGTAATACTACCGTTGACCGCCCAGCCGTCGGGGAAACCAGGATAGGGTACGATACCAAAATTGATAACTTAGTGCAGATTGCTCATGGTTGTCAAATTGGTTCAGGTTGTGCGATCGCTGCTCAAACTGGCATGGCTGGAGCAGTACAATTAGGCGATCGTGTGATTTTAGCTGGACAAGTCGGAATAGCCAATCAAGCGAAAATGGGTGATGGCTCAATTGCGTCGGCTCAAAGCGGTATCCTCCACGATGTTGCACCAGGAGACGTTGTTTCCGGTACTCCTGCTGTTCCCCACAGGACATATCTCAAAGTTGCTGGTATTTACAGCCGCTTGCCAGAAATGTATCAATTTTTTAGACAACTGCAACGTCAGTTTAAGGGAATAGAGAGTGGGGAGAAATAA